In a genomic window of Nitrospirae bacterium CG2_30_53_67:
- a CDS encoding transcriptional regulator produces MSIIWRMRNRHEKIKRILELAHNSGIVTTGEVRSKGIHHEYLRQLSAEGKLVRVGRGLYSLPNTDITAHHGLAQAGKAVPKGVVCLLSALRFHEIGTQAPREVWIAIDRRAASPRANSPKMRILRFSGKALMEGINEHVIEGVKVRIYNPAKTVADCFKYRNKIGLDVALEALREVIRGSKCTTDELWRYAKICRVTKTMRPYMEAIV; encoded by the coding sequence ATGTCTATAATTTGGCGCATGAGAAATCGCCACGAAAAGATAAAACGCATACTGGAACTCGCTCACAATTCAGGAATCGTCACGACCGGAGAGGTGCGTTCCAAGGGGATTCACCACGAATACCTCAGACAACTGAGCGCAGAGGGGAAACTCGTGCGTGTCGGACGGGGGCTGTATAGCCTGCCGAATACCGATATCACTGCTCACCATGGACTGGCACAGGCAGGGAAGGCGGTCCCCAAGGGCGTGGTGTGCCTGCTCTCCGCGCTTCGCTTTCACGAGATCGGGACGCAGGCACCCCGCGAAGTGTGGATAGCCATCGACCGCAGGGCCGCCAGCCCGCGGGCCAACTCCCCCAAGATGCGGATTCTGCGCTTCTCCGGCAAGGCCCTCATGGAGGGCATCAACGAACACGTCATTGAAGGCGTGAAGGTGAGAATCTATAACCCGGCCAAGACGGTGGCAGATTGTTTCAAGTACAGGAACAAGATCGGGCTGGATGTTGCACTCGAGGCGCTCCGCGAGGTGATTCGCGGGAGCAAATGCACAACCGATGAACTTTGGCGGTATGCGAAAATCTGCCGTGTAACAAAGACCATGCGCCCCTACATGGAAGCGATCGTATGA